One Trichormus variabilis 0441 genomic window, CGCCAGGGGAGCAGAAAATATTGTACTGGTTTGCCATTTACCGAGAACCAGTAGCGATCGCAGAGATTATTCACAATGTCGTCGGTTCAGCCGCCGGGCAAAGCGTTCCCCAACAGGTAAACTCACTACTGAGGCGATCGCTCATCGAAAAAATAGATGGGTTATTTTTCTTACAGCCTGTTGTCATGGAATATGTCACAGAACGATTGATTCAACAGGTCTGCACAGAATTTGCAACTCGGCAGCTTGATGTATTGCAAAGCCATTCATTGATTCTGGTACAAGCAAAGGATTATATCCGAGAGATTCAACTGCGATTAATCATGCAGCCTGTGGTGGAATGGCTTTTATCTTGTTACAGAAATCTGTCAGAGGTTGAGGACAGAGCCAGGCAATTATTGGCACAGCAGCGACAGCCATCAAGACATAGGGCAGGATATGCCGTAGGTAATTTGATCAATCTTCTAGTGCAGATGAAAGTGGATTTGCGTGGCTCTGACTTTTCTGAACTCGTAGTACAGCAAGCCGACCTGCGCCAGGTCAACTTAGCAGGAGTCAATTTTCAAAATGCAGATTTAACCAAGTCCATTTTTTCAGAAAGCTTAAATAGTGCCATGTCCATCGACATCAGCCCAGACGGTGAGACTGTTGCCGTTGGCGATTCAACTGGACTGATCTATCTCTGGCAGATCACTACAACTAAACTATTAGCTACCTTTGAAGGTCATACAAGCTGGGTATGGAGCGTTGCCTTTAGTCCCGATGGTCACAAGTTAGCCAGTAGCGGTAGTGATACTTCGATACGGTTGTGGGATGTCCAAAGCGGACAGTGCTTACGGGTTTTAACAGAGCATACAGGCTGTGTTTGGTCAGTGAACTTTAGTCCCGATGGTCAACGGTTGGCTAGTGGCAGTGACGATCAAACGGTGAGAGTTTGGAATTTACAAGGAGATTGTCTTCAGGTTTTAAAGGGACATACAAAAAACGTTTACTCAGTTCACTTCTCGCCTGATCATCAAACCTTAGCAAGTGGCAGCAAAGACGAGTCTATTCGCATTTGGAACGTAATCGATGGGAACTGTCTCAATGTGTTGCAGGGACATACTGAAGGCGTTCATTGTGTACGTTACAGTCCTGATGGTCAACTGCTAGCCAGTGGTAGTTTTGGTGGGTCGATTCGACTCTGGAGTGGGCAACTTCACACCAACGCCTATCAATCAAAAGTGCTGCATGGACACACCAATTGGGTTTGGAGCATGGCATTTAGCCCAGATGGTGGCATTTTGGCGAGTGGAAGTGACGATGGTACTCTCCGCCTTTGGAACGTCCAAGATGGACAGTGCATCAACGTTCTAAGCGGTCACACCGACGATGTTCTGGCTATTGCCATTAGAGGGCAGCTAATGGTGAGTGCAAGTCAAGATCAAACGGTGCGGCTGTGGAATCTGCACGGGCAAAGCCTGAAAACATTGCGCGGGTGTACCAGTGGAATTCGCTCTCTCAGCCTCAGTCCAAATGGTAAAACCCTTGCTAGTAGAGGGCAGGATGAAACAATTCACCTATGGCATTTGCAGTTCGATGGCGATTTATCATCACCCCTTCGCCCTGACAAAACCTGGCAAAGAGTGACTGATACAACTGCTGGTTTAACTAGTTGGACTTCATATTTAAGCTTTAGCCCTGATAGCCAAACAGTTGCAACTAATGGGCAGGATGGCTCGATTTTGATATGGAATCTGCAAACGGAATCTCTCAGTCAATGGTCAGGTCATGATGCGCCCGTGTGGACAGTAATGTTCAATCCTAGCGGGAAAACCTTGGCAAGCGGTAGCCACGATCAAACTGTGCGGCTATGGGATGTACAAACTCATCAATGTCTACAAGTGCTGCGCGGTCATCAGGATGGTGTGCGAGCGATCGCCTTTGGTACTGATGGTCAACGCCTGGCAAGTGGCAGTTCTGACCAAACCATTCGCCTGTGGGAGGTGCAAACAGGAGCGTGTCTGGGAGTGTTGCAGGGTCACTCTGGGGGAGTGTTCACCTTGGCATTTACTGCCCACGATCAGCAGTTAATTAGTGGGAGTTTTGACCAAACTATTCGCTTATGGGATCTCCAGACAAGAGAGAGCATACAAATACTGCGGGGACATACAGGTGGAATCTGGACTATTGCCATCAGCCCCGACGGTAAAACCTTGGCAAGTGGCAGTGGTGATCAAACCGTTCGCCTGTGGAATTTGCAAACAGGACATTGTCTACAAGTGTTGCATGAGCATAGGAGTTGGGTAACTTCGGTGAGCTTTAGTTCCAATGGTCAATTTTTACTGAGTGGCAGCGACGATCGCACAATTAAGGTGTGGGACATAGGGACAGGACGCTGTATAAAAACATTGATAGTGGATCGGCTGTATGAGGGCATGAATATTCAAAGGGCAAAGGGATTAACGAACGCTCAAAAAGCAACATTGAAAGCTTTAGGAGCCTTGGTGTAGTCTATGCCAAAATAAGTGCGTTAGCGTAAAGCCTACGGCATAGCTTCGCTTACCGCGTAGCGTTCCGAAGGAATAGAGATAGCTTACCGAAGGTATCACCTTAACTGGGTGATTAACTGGTGGATCTTGAGTGGTGTAATTTGGTCAGATTTTGCAAACTGAGTTCGTGTTGCAACAGCTTATGCCATAAGCCATTGAAAGATAAAGCACATTTAATTTTTACAACTCAATGGTTTCTGATTCTGGAGAACATTCTGCAATTCCTCATTCCCAGTAACTCAAATTAGGAGAAATACCTTATGTCTACATTCAAGTACAACCGTCTAGACAAAAATAATGCTGCGGTTTTGCTAGTCGATCACCAAACTGGACTGTTCTCACTTGTGCGTGATATTGGTGCAGCCGACTTCAAAAATAATGTGCTAGCCCTAGCAAGTGCAGCCAAGTTTTTTAACCTACCTACAGTTTTGACAACTAGCTTTGAGCAAGGCCCCAATGGAGTCATCATACCTGAACTGAAGGAAAAGTTTCCAGATGCTCCCTTTATTCCGCGCCCTGGACAGATCAATGCTTGGGACAACGAGGACTTTGTTAAAGCCGTAGAAGCAACAGGTAAGAAGCAATTGATCATTGCCGGAATTGTCACCGATGTGTGTGTTACTTTTTGTGCGCTTTCGGCATTAGAGGCAGGTTATGAGGTGTTTGTTGTCACCGATGCCTCTGGAACCTTTGATGAAGCCTGTCGCTATGCAGCATGGGATCGAATGTCTCGTGCTGGAGTTCAGTTGGTCAATTGGTTTAGCGTTGTGTGTGAATTGCACCGTGACTGGCGTAACGATATTGAAGGACTAGGTAGTCTCTTAGCTGGGTTTATTCCTGAC contains:
- a CDS encoding NB-ARC domain-containing protein, whose product is MDANATKSKRKRSTHGRVRGIVLSPHGWQRFQAAKQKAESQETWGKRFTQEDLSDRTRLSLNTLARIFKRELGVDRQSLELLFQAFGMELTQTDYVTPITSGAESASHWTNPQQDWDNAVDASVFYGREAELAQLWQWIVTERCRVVGLLGIGGIGKSTIAVKAALQMQTEFEIVVWRSLANAPSLDELLTSLLKFFMPLQGDDPIIPATLEEKLSLLMQYLRSQQCLLILDNTETILHSEQAGQWRSGYEAYGQLLRTLGETPHQSCCLLTSREKPQEMALMESAQGRVRSLSLSGLTPDDGRAIFREKGEFTASEAQWQTLINHYGGNPLALKMVAAATQDVFNGSIAEFLAYISQGIFIFEDIRNLLDRQFNRLSPGEQKILYWFAIYREPVAIAEIIHNVVGSAAGQSVPQQVNSLLRRSLIEKIDGLFFLQPVVMEYVTERLIQQVCTEFATRQLDVLQSHSLILVQAKDYIREIQLRLIMQPVVEWLLSCYRNLSEVEDRARQLLAQQRQPSRHRAGYAVGNLINLLVQMKVDLRGSDFSELVVQQADLRQVNLAGVNFQNADLTKSIFSESLNSAMSIDISPDGETVAVGDSTGLIYLWQITTTKLLATFEGHTSWVWSVAFSPDGHKLASSGSDTSIRLWDVQSGQCLRVLTEHTGCVWSVNFSPDGQRLASGSDDQTVRVWNLQGDCLQVLKGHTKNVYSVHFSPDHQTLASGSKDESIRIWNVIDGNCLNVLQGHTEGVHCVRYSPDGQLLASGSFGGSIRLWSGQLHTNAYQSKVLHGHTNWVWSMAFSPDGGILASGSDDGTLRLWNVQDGQCINVLSGHTDDVLAIAIRGQLMVSASQDQTVRLWNLHGQSLKTLRGCTSGIRSLSLSPNGKTLASRGQDETIHLWHLQFDGDLSSPLRPDKTWQRVTDTTAGLTSWTSYLSFSPDSQTVATNGQDGSILIWNLQTESLSQWSGHDAPVWTVMFNPSGKTLASGSHDQTVRLWDVQTHQCLQVLRGHQDGVRAIAFGTDGQRLASGSSDQTIRLWEVQTGACLGVLQGHSGGVFTLAFTAHDQQLISGSFDQTIRLWDLQTRESIQILRGHTGGIWTIAISPDGKTLASGSGDQTVRLWNLQTGHCLQVLHEHRSWVTSVSFSSNGQFLLSGSDDRTIKVWDIGTGRCIKTLIVDRLYEGMNIQRAKGLTNAQKATLKALGALV
- the ycaC gene encoding isochorismate family cysteine hydrolase YcaC; protein product: MSTFKYNRLDKNNAAVLLVDHQTGLFSLVRDIGAADFKNNVLALASAAKFFNLPTVLTTSFEQGPNGVIIPELKEKFPDAPFIPRPGQINAWDNEDFVKAVEATGKKQLIIAGIVTDVCVTFCALSALEAGYEVFVVTDASGTFDEACRYAAWDRMSRAGVQLVNWFSVVCELHRDWRNDIEGLGSLLAGFIPDYKNLMTSYAANSSAGSP